ACCCGCAGTCCGCGCCATCATATCCTACTTCTCGGACTCCCTCCGTCACAGCCTCTCGCATCGCCGTCCCTGGCCGGAGCTCATGGACCGCTCGGCGCTGGCGAAGCCGATGTCATTCTCGGAGGCGACGCTGCGCGTGCGGCACAATGTCTCGTACTTCCGCGTGAACTACTACGTGGTGGTTTCGCTGATCCTGGCGGTGTCGCTCCTAACCAGCCCCTTCTCCCTGGTGCTCCTCGTCTCCCTCCTCGCCTCCTGGCTCTTTCTCTATCTCCTCCGCCCCACCGACCGCCCCCTCCGCCTCTTCGGCCGTACCTTCACGGATTTCGAGACGCTCTCTCTCCTCGCCGCCGcttccttcttcctcctcttcctcaccCCCCTTGGCTCCCTCCTCGTCACCGCCTTCACCGTCTCCATCGCCCTCGTCGCCGCCCACGCCGCATTCAGAGTTCCCGAGGACCTCTTCCTCGACGACCGCGACTCCACCCAGCCGGCCGGCTTCCTCTCCATCCTCCGCGCCGCTGTCAACGTCCCTCCCGTCCCCCCACCCGTCCCCAGCCGCGGCTGATCGGAGCTTCTCCCTGTCTGCACCCTTCAAGGATTCATTCATTCACATGTTTGTTTATACGTTTGGTTAGGGAATTTGGACACGTTTTctcttttatgatatatttttggagggaaaactttttattttattttcttttttttcttacccACACCCattgttactttttttaaacAGTGACTTTCATTTCTGAACTTCCATGAGTTGTTATTATTAAGTAActtgttaattattttcttatgtgAAAGTTAGCCTTACGAATTTGGGTATTTCTTTGGGCTATGTTTGAAAATCTTAAGCAAagaacattattattattatgaaatattttagttttttagtttCCTCCTGGCTTCTATCAAATAACATCTCTAGATATTTAGAACATATAAAATGGATTGCGGTGGTGATCCaaattagaaataaagaagTTTGCAAACACATGACTATGTGAAAGCTTAAGCAAGATTAACGAGAAAGTACAAATTAACTTctaagaaataaaagagaaagaaacacgTACAAGTTTAGTTTTCTATAAAAATAGAAAGGCtgatatataattgtaaattgTTCATGTTCGAAATATGTTTGggctttttattttcaaaattaatgattttaaattcttaatggtgttaatttttttttcacgtaACAAATTGTGTTGCACTTAAATATTTGTCCTGTTTACACGTAgaataacacatgtatattaGGGGTTGAAAATCTTAACCCAAAGGATTCAGAGTTGTCATTTACTCAAATAAGTCCTATAATAAGAAAGAGTAATCAGAGTCTCCCTTCCTGCCCATTTTACCAGACATATATTATATTGAGTTTACCATTAGGTCAAACTTATTTACTATCAATAAATGACATTATTGCTATTAATTGTCAATCAAtgactattattttcattaatcgTTCATTAGTAGCTATTATTGCTCAGATTAATTGTCATTATTGACTATTCTAAATCGGTCGATCATTTCCTTGTTGAATGGTCTGCTTGATCCTTGGCTGACCAGTGATCATACAGTAacatctatatattttttactactGGGAATGAATACTATCATTTCAATTCGATTTTAAATAGTCTCAATtggattctttttttttttgaaaatgtgACTCAAATAGTTAACATTGTGTAAACGTTAACGATGGTGTACAATGAACATGATGatgttgattattttattatgtggaATTGAATATTGGTTAATTGCACAATTTAGTTAACATAAGAATTAGAGATTTGTTGCATAGTGACCATGGTTAATTAGGGTTTTGAAGACCAACAAAAGACTAAAATAAGACCAACAAAGCTAGAGATTTAGGGGACGAGATTTTCAACATACATTTAGCACTCATCAATGATCAAAGGTTGACGGTAATTGAGGTGAGTTTGATATGGTAGGTGATTCGGTGTTGCATTTCTAGAAAAAATGGATAATATACTAAATCAGAAGACACAAAGGTACAATGTAGGAATTAggagaaaattgaaaatcttTCAAAAATGTCAAGTATCGAGAACGGAGAGGGCTTCAACTAAGTAAAGGGCTCATTTCATACTACCTAAACCTACAAAACTCACAATAGTGAAAAATATcatccaatttcaaaatttcaagaGAGTAAACTAAAAACAGAAATTGTGAAAAGAGTTGAAACTAGTAGgagtaattaataaaaaaaatctatgaaTTTTAACAATTAGCAAGTTTAGAAAAGAAACATTCCTTTttcaatgaaagaagaaacCAATTAATCTTTAAATATTAAGACAAAGAAACCAATCACTTAAAAGTAGATAAGTGAACACATCAgctaaattattcaaaattgattaacaaaattaacaaaatgacttatttattacatattaaaaaaatattaattgaaactacttaaaaaatgaaaaccgAATAGAAATTCTagtaaaaaattcaaaaagtaaCGTGAgacttttcaaaatatattattttcatcaactGAATGATAAGATATAtctctcttcatttttctaattcattcttcatttcaaagaatttaaatttgaattaaagaaacaaaatttaaagaaagatttgaaatttttgtGACACAATCATCTATTCTTACTTTCTTTCCGTATCCGATTTGGCCTTTTTCTTGTAGATATCcatgaaataatattaaagtgaATAATGCATTGGTAAAGGCGTCAATAGATGCATATTGGAGGAagaactttttcttcttcctgaACACCAAAATGTCATTAAACGTGCAAAATGTGAgttaacatatattaattttataattaaatatattttttatttttgaacttttaatttcataattttccaCCATCGTCTACACTGAATTATATCAACTCTAACTTCATCGTCATTTTTCAACTCATTATTAATCCTTCTATTTTTCACACAACCACTTCATCCTCTTCAGCACTTGATGATGGACTAATTCCAACTCTAAAGTGGAAGTTTAGAATCTAAAACATAGcctttaattttatatacaattatTTGTGTATCATGGTTGTGTTTCATGTTCTCACTTGTTTGAAATATGCTTTGCGACCAATTATCCTTTTCCAATCTTTGTCATTTGTAACTTAATTCAgtcaaaaacataattataaactGTTCTCAATCTCTGTCCTTTGTggctaatttataatttttatttaaatatttgtttcaaaaatttaGTTTGACATATATGTTCATATGAGGAAAGTTGGGTTTGCAGTTAAGGTTGATTTAAATGCAATTATCCTTATTCAACTAGTGTTGTAGTCGTTTGTATCTTAAATCCAACATGAAAAATGTGATGTCCAAAGTttcataaattacaaaatatagtggttttaaagttttgttttttgtagTTAACTTAAAATGATATTGTCTGGAAAAAAACACATGTATAGTAATAGTACAGGTCAATAATATATTGAATACTTTAAATCAGTTGTACTAGGATGAAAAGCTAACTTGTTAtccttttgtattattttatttgtactATCATAATTGTCACATCTtcctaaaataaaatgtgaaaatgatACATTTTATTTTGCATGAGAACAACCTTCATGAAATATATTTCAGTGATTGATAATTTTATTGCGTTTGAACAATTTTCCTTATGTTTTGATAATActtatcttaattaattatcACCCTTGTTactttgttaaaattaaatgtcttgaaaatttgtaaaatttgaagttgtGAATTacctattaatttatttgtacaTATTACTTACAAATATTACTTACAAACTAATTATACACAAATTTATCTATATGTAATCactaatttgtatataattatttataaatttgtaaatcCATATGTAATGATTATCTATAA
This sequence is a window from Vigna angularis cultivar LongXiaoDou No.4 chromosome 2, ASM1680809v1, whole genome shotgun sequence. Protein-coding genes within it:
- the LOC108327308 gene encoding PRA1 family protein B4; protein product: MAAPTPTPQVLPVSNPQSTITTTATTEEQQPPQPAVRAIISYFSDSLRHSLSHRRPWPELMDRSALAKPMSFSEATLRVRHNVSYFRVNYYVVVSLILAVSLLTSPFSLVLLVSLLASWLFLYLLRPTDRPLRLFGRTFTDFETLSLLAAASFFLLFLTPLGSLLVTAFTVSIALVAAHAAFRVPEDLFLDDRDSTQPAGFLSILRAAVNVPPVPPPVPSRG